One genomic window of Kosmotoga olearia TBF 19.5.1 includes the following:
- a CDS encoding 1-phosphofructokinase family hexose kinase produces the protein MIFTLTLNPCLDRYLYIDDLIEDDTVRVKKVSDYPAGKGIDVSRVINELGGHSVAIALLGGHTGQIIQKMLNEEGVVYASVFTHKETRVNTILQKGNTQYRMSLPGPEVSDEEERKIIKTIDTLLRQGDFLILSGSLAKGIKSSIYLEICKFAKKRGAKVYLDSDGKPLMLGIKCPPDGIKPNLHEFSRLYGKVPESHEELKDALIEVSKKYGINEILLTLGKDGALCYVDNSLYRVSVPEVPVKSAVGAGDSFLAAYCMYREAGKPIEEALRVAGAASSATVITPGTELCHKKDVEKLMKDVQVERL, from the coding sequence ATGATTTTCACTTTAACACTAAATCCATGTCTGGATAGATACCTTTACATCGATGATTTAATAGAAGACGATACTGTTCGTGTTAAAAAAGTTAGTGATTATCCTGCTGGTAAAGGAATCGATGTTTCGCGCGTTATAAATGAACTCGGAGGCCATTCAGTCGCTATTGCATTACTCGGTGGGCATACGGGACAAATCATACAAAAAATGCTCAATGAAGAGGGTGTCGTTTACGCTTCGGTTTTCACCCACAAAGAAACGAGGGTCAACACCATACTTCAAAAGGGCAACACACAGTACCGTATGAGCCTCCCGGGACCGGAAGTATCCGATGAAGAAGAAAGGAAGATTATAAAGACTATCGATACCTTACTCAGGCAAGGAGATTTTTTGATACTCTCCGGAAGCCTCGCGAAAGGAATAAAAAGTTCTATTTACCTGGAAATTTGCAAATTTGCTAAAAAAAGAGGCGCAAAAGTATACCTCGATTCAGACGGGAAACCCTTAATGCTGGGGATAAAATGCCCACCAGACGGGATTAAGCCCAATCTTCATGAATTCTCGCGCCTTTATGGAAAAGTACCTGAAAGTCACGAAGAACTGAAAGACGCGCTAATAGAGGTAAGCAAGAAGTACGGGATAAACGAGATTCTGCTGACATTGGGAAAAGACGGAGCTCTTTGTTACGTCGATAATTCACTCTATCGTGTTAGCGTTCCTGAAGTTCCGGTTAAAAGTGCAGTTGGTGCTGGCGATAGTTTCCTTGCCGCTTACTGTATGTACAGAGAAGCAGGAAAACCTATCGAAGAAGCTCTCAGGGTGGCGGGCGCGGCCAGCAGTGCTACAGTAATAACACCCGGTACAGAACTTTGCCATAAAAAAGATGTCGAAAAACTTATGAAAGATGTACAGGTAGAGCGACTTTGA
- a CDS encoding SurA N-terminal domain-containing protein, with protein sequence MKKFLVISLLVLFSAGIFATSEINPDKTTPVATVNGEPITMYEFLAEVMPNYMEIAKKVEEVDPLFSEVLTSTEAGKTLLTEYEKRVLAKMIERKLFLQLAKQLDVAIDMQALKEKIHNIIIQNLKENNISIEIADLYYTLKGYTGGLEMYEVRVLNETAYRQTYDAIYQALTSDATVTEEEIVQYYKANKKIVLKIKGFDSFAPAYTFLNNAKASDDPVSLFDVEDREYTFENLIKETGISTDTAVFLFDEFKKGLYPKVISTETKHYVVYLSGEKSLEELRDEISKKLLEEKKKNIWNTFIEQYFVPFREQAIIEVGEIGG encoded by the coding sequence ATGAAAAAATTCCTTGTGATTTCTCTTTTGGTGTTATTTTCCGCTGGTATATTCGCCACTTCGGAAATTAATCCCGACAAAACTACTCCGGTCGCTACTGTCAATGGAGAACCGATAACCATGTACGAGTTTCTTGCGGAAGTAATGCCAAATTACATGGAAATTGCCAAAAAAGTGGAAGAAGTCGATCCGTTGTTTTCTGAGGTTTTAACTTCAACAGAAGCCGGAAAGACGCTTCTTACAGAATATGAGAAACGAGTACTCGCAAAGATGATCGAAAGAAAACTCTTCCTTCAGCTTGCAAAACAGCTTGACGTTGCCATCGATATGCAAGCTCTTAAAGAGAAAATTCACAATATCATCATACAAAATCTCAAGGAGAATAACATAAGTATTGAAATCGCCGATTTATACTACACGCTTAAAGGCTATACTGGTGGTCTTGAGATGTACGAAGTCAGAGTTTTGAACGAAACCGCGTATCGTCAAACTTATGACGCTATCTATCAGGCTCTGACTTCCGATGCTACCGTTACCGAGGAAGAGATCGTTCAGTATTACAAAGCAAACAAAAAAATTGTCTTAAAAATAAAGGGGTTTGACTCCTTCGCTCCCGCGTATACTTTCTTAAACAACGCAAAGGCTTCCGATGATCCTGTATCCCTGTTCGACGTTGAAGACAGGGAATATACATTCGAAAACCTGATAAAAGAAACGGGAATTAGTACGGATACAGCTGTTTTCCTGTTCGATGAGTTTAAAAAAGGCCTGTATCCAAAGGTCATTAGCACTGAAACCAAACATTATGTTGTGTATCTTTCGGGAGAAAAATCTCTCGAAGAGCTTCGTGATGAAATTTCCAAAAAGCTTCTAGAAGAGAAAAAGAAGAACATATGGAATACCTTTATCGAACAGTATTTTGTTCCTTTCAGGGAACAGGCAATAATCGAAGTTGGCGAAATAGGAGGATAG
- a CDS encoding DUF4897 domain-containing protein — translation MKFNTLLIIVLVVMIGVTVVNMFLGYSNRLKVETIRYTSDYRYSFDGTVIMDSAVDLKFLKPSQIEKFLEQFQKPASEKISEFQKSLDGLSSKVNRTMLVQDFQSTATQLDYDVVRVEEYAVVKGFATVSDGKVNTSLGDMEINLADESFLTFSLPKNAKIISATPTPSKILENNVLLWTGDGVIRFPEVIFEPLD, via the coding sequence ATGAAGTTCAATACTTTACTAATAATTGTGCTAGTAGTTATGATTGGTGTTACTGTAGTGAATATGTTTTTAGGTTATTCCAACCGGTTGAAAGTGGAAACAATAAGATACACCAGTGATTATCGATATTCCTTTGATGGAACCGTTATCATGGACAGTGCCGTGGATCTGAAATTTTTAAAACCATCACAGATAGAAAAATTCCTGGAGCAATTTCAAAAGCCGGCATCCGAAAAGATATCCGAGTTCCAGAAATCTCTTGATGGGCTTTCAAGCAAAGTCAATAGAACGATGCTTGTTCAGGATTTTCAGTCAACAGCTACTCAGCTGGATTACGATGTCGTAAGAGTCGAAGAATACGCTGTGGTAAAAGGGTTCGCTACTGTGAGTGATGGGAAAGTAAATACATCACTTGGTGATATGGAAATAAACCTGGCTGACGAGTCATTTCTGACGTTCAGTTTGCCTAAAAATGCAAAAATCATATCCGCAACACCCACACCTTCTAAAATTCTCGAAAACAATGTTCTTTTGTGGACTGGAGATGGGGTGATAAGATTCCCGGAGGTCATTTTTGAACCTCTTGATTGA
- a CDS encoding RsmE family RNA methyltransferase, translating into MPNAFFVERVEEKRLIFDEIEAHHMKVVRVKPGDELVATDGKGTLYEFVLQELSKNYSVGRMLSKKVFHHDDRTVIVSVASMKWLRLRLILEKSTELGADRIEIFNCERTVARVDQRKVEKFRRIVKEAAKQSVNPFLPEVVIHEKLPRFNSDDLNIFLDFKKESISTLQEKIRGSNVVRIIVGPEGGFTKEEIREMQQDSISVSLGSRILRTETAVIASLSFVNFSIGRM; encoded by the coding sequence GTGCCAAACGCTTTCTTTGTCGAAAGGGTTGAAGAAAAACGACTTATATTTGATGAGATTGAAGCTCATCATATGAAGGTTGTTCGTGTAAAACCAGGTGATGAGCTTGTTGCCACTGATGGTAAAGGCACACTCTATGAGTTTGTTCTCCAGGAGCTTTCAAAGAATTACTCTGTCGGACGAATGCTATCAAAAAAGGTCTTCCATCACGACGATAGAACTGTTATCGTCTCTGTGGCGTCTATGAAATGGCTAAGGCTCCGTTTGATTTTAGAAAAAAGTACGGAGCTTGGTGCGGATCGAATAGAGATCTTCAATTGTGAGAGGACCGTAGCCAGAGTTGATCAAAGAAAAGTTGAAAAATTTCGTAGAATAGTGAAAGAAGCAGCCAAGCAAAGTGTTAATCCCTTTTTACCTGAGGTAGTTATCCACGAAAAACTGCCACGGTTCAATTCGGATGATTTGAATATTTTCCTGGACTTTAAGAAAGAGAGCATCTCTACCTTGCAAGAGAAAATAAGAGGGTCGAATGTTGTTCGGATAATAGTAGGACCTGAAGGTGGTTTCACCAAAGAGGAAATCCGTGAGATGCAGCAAGACTCCATTTCCGTTTCTCTTGGGTCGAGAATCCTTCGAACGGAGACGGCTGTGATAGCTTCTTTAAGTTTCGTAAATTTCTCTATTGGAAGAATGTGA
- the serS gene encoding serine--tRNA ligase, whose amino-acid sequence MIDIRLVRENPEKIRAALKNRCVDESILDELLELDKARREAISTSDRKKAERNKISSQIAKAKASGDEALAKELMEKAKDISVEVKELSEKAKKLDEEMRNKLLYIPNIPHESVPVGESEEDNVVVRKWGEPRQFDFDSLAHWDLGPNLGMMDFERAAKLSGSRFVILRKELARLERALINFMLDLHTREHGYEEVALPHLVKRETMQATGQLPKFEEEAYKTDPDDMFLIPTAEVPLVAQHRDEILNLNELPRKYTAYTPCYRREAGSYGKDVKGMIRVHQFDKVELVWFVHPDESYEALEKLTADAEEVLKRLGLPYRVVALCTGDLGFAAAKTYDIEVWLPSYNAYKEISSCSNVEDFQARRGNMRFRDKDNKLKYVHTLNGSGLAVGRTLVAIVENYQLPDGRIRVPEVLVPYMGTEVIG is encoded by the coding sequence ATGATAGATATCCGTCTTGTGCGTGAGAATCCGGAAAAAATAAGGGCGGCTTTGAAGAATAGATGTGTAGATGAATCTATACTCGATGAATTGCTCGAGTTAGATAAGGCAAGACGCGAAGCTATAAGTACTTCCGATAGGAAAAAAGCGGAGAGGAACAAGATATCTTCACAGATCGCAAAAGCAAAAGCTTCAGGTGATGAAGCTCTGGCTAAAGAGCTCATGGAAAAGGCAAAGGACATCTCTGTTGAGGTAAAAGAACTTTCTGAAAAGGCGAAGAAACTCGATGAAGAAATGAGAAATAAATTGCTTTACATACCGAACATTCCTCACGAGAGCGTTCCTGTGGGCGAAAGTGAGGAAGACAATGTTGTTGTTAGAAAATGGGGTGAGCCAAGACAATTTGATTTTGACTCCCTCGCACATTGGGATCTTGGTCCCAATCTTGGTATGATGGATTTCGAACGAGCAGCGAAGTTAAGTGGTTCGAGATTTGTAATTCTAAGGAAAGAACTGGCCAGGCTCGAGCGCGCTCTCATTAACTTCATGCTCGATCTTCATACTAGAGAGCACGGTTACGAAGAAGTTGCTTTGCCACACCTCGTAAAAAGGGAAACAATGCAAGCCACAGGGCAGCTTCCAAAATTCGAGGAAGAAGCTTATAAAACCGATCCGGACGATATGTTCCTGATACCAACAGCTGAAGTTCCTCTTGTAGCACAGCACAGGGACGAAATTCTTAACCTGAACGAACTTCCGAGGAAATATACAGCTTATACCCCGTGTTACAGAAGAGAAGCTGGAAGCTATGGAAAAGACGTGAAGGGAATGATAAGGGTACACCAGTTTGACAAGGTGGAACTTGTCTGGTTTGTTCATCCAGATGAATCTTACGAAGCCCTTGAAAAGCTTACCGCTGATGCGGAAGAGGTTCTCAAAAGACTCGGGCTTCCATACAGAGTAGTGGCTTTGTGTACAGGGGACCTCGGTTTTGCTGCGGCTAAAACCTATGATATAGAAGTCTGGCTGCCATCTTACAACGCTTACAAAGAAATCTCGTCATGCAGTAATGTTGAGGATTTCCAGGCGAGAAGGGGAAATATGCGCTTTAGAGATAAAGACAATAAATTGAAATACGTCCACACCCTCAATGGGTCTGGGCTTGCTGTTGGAAGGACTCTGGTTGCCATCGTTGAGAACTATCAGCTTCCGGATGGAAGGATAAGAGTTCCAGAAGTCCTGGTTCCTTATATGGGAACGGAGGTAATAGGCTGA
- the trpS gene encoding tryptophan--tRNA ligase encodes MRVLSGMRSTGKLHLGNLTALERWVELQNEGNECYFFVADWHALTSHIDSTNNFAGWSLDIVKIYVAAGLDPEKSVIFIQSAVKEHAELFLLFSMLVSVSRLERIPTYKEQKQQINDRDLSSAGFLLYPVLQAADILMYRAHGVPVGEDQVYHIELTREIARRFNNLFGEVFPEPEPILAKVAKLPGTDGRKMSKSYNNFIPIDTDEKQLWKMIAPMMTDPARKRRTDPGDPEKCPVWEYHKAFTHSQEELDWVVNGCKTAGIGCIDCKKLLHKNLSAKLSPIWEKLREFDKNPEEVKKIIKEGNAKARAFAQETMRLVYDAMKFGW; translated from the coding sequence ATGCGTGTCCTTAGTGGAATGCGTTCGACAGGAAAATTACATCTTGGAAATCTTACAGCCCTCGAAAGATGGGTCGAACTGCAGAATGAAGGAAATGAATGCTACTTTTTTGTCGCTGATTGGCATGCATTAACTTCTCATATAGATTCTACGAATAATTTTGCCGGTTGGAGTCTGGACATTGTGAAGATATATGTCGCCGCTGGCCTTGATCCGGAAAAATCTGTAATTTTTATTCAATCTGCTGTGAAGGAACATGCGGAACTATTCCTTCTTTTCTCCATGCTGGTTTCCGTTTCAAGGCTTGAAAGGATACCAACTTACAAAGAACAGAAACAGCAAATAAATGATAGAGATCTTTCCAGCGCTGGCTTTTTGTTGTATCCGGTGTTACAAGCTGCAGATATATTGATGTACCGTGCCCATGGCGTTCCCGTTGGCGAAGACCAGGTTTACCATATAGAGCTTACCCGTGAAATAGCACGAAGATTCAACAACCTTTTCGGTGAGGTGTTCCCTGAACCTGAACCGATACTGGCAAAAGTCGCAAAACTTCCGGGAACCGACGGAAGGAAAATGTCGAAAAGCTACAACAATTTTATACCAATCGATACAGATGAAAAACAGCTCTGGAAAATGATAGCTCCTATGATGACCGATCCGGCAAGAAAGAGAAGGACGGACCCGGGTGATCCTGAAAAGTGCCCTGTTTGGGAATATCACAAAGCTTTTACCCACTCGCAGGAGGAGTTAGACTGGGTTGTTAATGGCTGTAAAACGGCCGGAATAGGTTGTATAGATTGTAAGAAGCTTCTGCACAAGAATCTCAGTGCAAAGCTCAGCCCGATCTGGGAAAAACTGAGAGAGTTCGATAAAAATCCTGAAGAGGTGAAGAAGATAATTAAAGAAGGAAATGCTAAAGCTCGGGCGTTCGCACAGGAAACGATGAGACTCGTTTACGATGCTATGAAATTCGGGTGGTAA
- the prmC gene encoding peptide chain release factor N(5)-glutamine methyltransferase, with protein sequence MKLKELFEGITFELKEAGIENPRFVTFTLLESIAMIEKHKVFVDTATEIDTKTCKLLFDAVKRLKAGEPLDYIIGWKYFLGAKLNLDSRVLIPRPETEELVEMIINEHKGKNVKAFADVGTGSGAIAIALAKHFPASKIYATDISKPALELAFENAKINGVEGRIAFLHGKNLNPLEAYMDEIEIIVSNPPYVKTTVLESLDKRVKDYEPIIALDGGEDGMNFFREFIKVLPEGKFVYLEIATYSRNPLKDFLKKYRKRYTVKFRRDLSGKIRFAILRPEGK encoded by the coding sequence ATGAAACTCAAAGAGTTGTTTGAAGGAATCACGTTCGAACTCAAAGAAGCGGGGATTGAAAATCCTCGCTTCGTTACTTTTACTTTACTTGAAAGTATTGCAATGATAGAAAAACATAAAGTGTTTGTTGATACTGCCACAGAAATCGATACAAAAACCTGTAAGCTTCTATTCGACGCGGTGAAAAGGCTAAAGGCTGGTGAACCGCTGGATTATATCATTGGCTGGAAGTATTTTCTTGGAGCCAAGCTTAACCTTGATTCAAGGGTTCTAATCCCAAGGCCGGAAACAGAGGAACTCGTGGAGATGATCATAAACGAGCATAAAGGTAAGAACGTAAAAGCCTTCGCAGACGTAGGCACCGGTAGCGGTGCCATAGCAATCGCTCTAGCAAAACACTTCCCAGCATCAAAGATCTACGCCACCGACATCTCCAAACCAGCTTTAGAACTTGCATTCGAAAACGCGAAAATCAATGGAGTAGAAGGAAGAATAGCCTTCCTTCACGGGAAAAATCTTAACCCCCTTGAAGCTTATATGGATGAAATAGAAATTATAGTTTCAAATCCACCGTATGTGAAAACCACGGTCCTTGAATCACTCGATAAAAGGGTCAAAGACTATGAGCCTATAATCGCTTTAGATGGCGGTGAAGATGGAATGAATTTTTTCAGGGAGTTTATAAAAGTTCTCCCAGAGGGAAAATTCGTGTATCTTGAAATTGCCACTTACTCCCGGAATCCGTTGAAAGACTTTCTTAAGAAATACCGGAAACGTTACACAGTCAAATTCAGAAGAGATCTCAGCGGTAAAATCCGGTTCGCTATACTTCGCCCAGAAGGGAAATAA
- the mazG gene encoding nucleoside triphosphate pyrophosphohydrolase, with product METGKRFEKLVELMRILRSKKGCEWDREQTHESLKPYLIEEAYEVLAAIDKGNDEEFAEELGDLLLQIIFHSQIASERNAFTIDDVVETLSDKLIRRHPHVFGNAKGYSYQQWEKIKAEEKGKKEISAIGEINHALPALSLARRVQENAAAVGFDWENLEDVTEKVEEEWSELMNAIKSGDKKKINEEFGDLLFSMVNLSRFIEVDPEVSLRKATEKFMNRFRAVESLIRDRNLEIDKLSLKELDELWNEIKEGKQ from the coding sequence GTGGAAACCGGAAAACGTTTTGAAAAATTGGTTGAACTGATGCGAATACTCAGAAGTAAAAAGGGTTGTGAATGGGACAGAGAACAAACGCATGAATCTCTGAAACCCTATCTTATAGAAGAAGCATACGAGGTTCTCGCTGCCATCGATAAAGGTAACGATGAAGAATTTGCCGAAGAATTAGGTGATCTGCTGCTTCAAATCATCTTCCACAGTCAGATAGCATCAGAAAGAAATGCTTTTACCATTGATGATGTCGTGGAAACACTGAGTGATAAACTCATCAGGCGTCACCCGCATGTTTTTGGTAATGCTAAAGGGTACTCCTATCAACAATGGGAAAAGATAAAAGCAGAAGAAAAGGGAAAGAAAGAGATCTCTGCGATTGGAGAAATAAATCACGCTTTACCAGCACTCAGCCTTGCTAGAAGAGTACAGGAAAACGCCGCTGCAGTCGGCTTCGATTGGGAAAATCTTGAAGATGTTACGGAAAAAGTCGAAGAAGAATGGAGCGAGCTCATGAACGCCATTAAATCTGGCGACAAGAAAAAAATAAATGAAGAATTCGGTGATTTACTCTTTTCCATGGTCAATCTCTCAAGATTCATAGAGGTTGACCCCGAGGTAAGTTTGAGAAAAGCAACGGAAAAATTTATGAACCGATTCAGGGCTGTTGAGAGTCTCATAAGAGATAGGAATCTTGAAATCGACAAGCTTTCTTTGAAAGAACTTGATGAACTCTGGAATGAAATAAAGGAGGGTAAACAATGA
- a CDS encoding LptA/OstA family protein has translation MKKNIIVLVVFLLLVSLLIAAGTVKIRAKNIVGSKDQVYLTGDVYIEKEGEVSVETDEATLLAKKGNWNYIVAEGSTYALFSTGEATATFLEYNMDTSSGVMKGDVIASLKDDKGKQKLLVKNAAELDFNLDTEEFIGETLSKKDPAFKPVLIYYRDELEARALYFEYHGKKGIFYLKGDVYIVDKKNNRTITASELTYNTTNDTFEGKDVYLEIILEEGEQ, from the coding sequence ATGAAGAAAAATATTATTGTTTTGGTTGTTTTTCTTTTGTTGGTATCATTACTGATTGCTGCTGGTACGGTAAAAATAAGGGCGAAAAATATTGTTGGGTCTAAAGACCAGGTTTATCTCACAGGAGATGTTTATATAGAGAAAGAAGGAGAGGTTTCTGTTGAAACCGATGAGGCAACTCTCCTGGCGAAGAAAGGTAACTGGAATTATATTGTTGCAGAAGGAAGCACATATGCTCTTTTTTCAACCGGAGAAGCCACAGCTACTTTTCTCGAGTACAATATGGATACCTCTTCAGGAGTTATGAAAGGAGATGTAATTGCATCTTTGAAAGATGATAAGGGGAAGCAGAAGCTTCTTGTAAAGAACGCGGCTGAGCTTGATTTCAATCTCGATACTGAAGAATTCATAGGTGAAACTCTATCCAAGAAAGATCCAGCTTTTAAGCCCGTGCTCATATACTACCGTGATGAACTTGAAGCTCGAGCGCTTTATTTTGAATATCATGGAAAAAAGGGTATTTTCTATCTGAAAGGCGATGTCTACATTGTTGATAAAAAGAACAATAGAACCATTACAGCTTCAGAATTGACTTATAATACCACCAACGATACATTCGAAGGTAAAGACGTTTACCTCGAAATAATACTTGAGGAGGGTGAGCAATGA
- a CDS encoding SIR2 family NAD-dependent protein deacylase, giving the protein MNLEELAEEFLEFLDESESTAILTGAGVSTASGIPDFRGPQGLYKKLPQYIFDLDFFLSQPAEYYKIAADRIHNLFNKEPNATHRLLAMLEKKGMIEGVITQNIDGLHQKAGSKKVIELHGNAQKFFCMSCGKRYTAEDVLKMLEVSDVPKCTCGGLIKPDVVFFGEALPESAMAEAYILSENAELFITMGSSLVVYPAAHLPTFAKQKGAKLLIINQGETGLDYIADKKYECDLAEFSERIISLLGEV; this is encoded by the coding sequence ATGAATCTGGAAGAATTGGCGGAAGAGTTCCTCGAATTTTTGGATGAATCCGAATCTACGGCGATTCTTACCGGTGCCGGAGTTTCGACTGCAAGCGGTATTCCGGATTTCAGAGGGCCACAAGGTTTGTATAAGAAACTCCCTCAATACATTTTTGATCTCGATTTTTTCCTGTCACAACCGGCTGAGTACTACAAGATTGCTGCAGATAGAATTCACAACCTTTTTAACAAAGAACCTAATGCCACTCACAGGTTACTGGCAATGCTGGAGAAAAAAGGAATGATAGAAGGAGTAATTACCCAGAATATCGATGGTTTGCATCAGAAAGCTGGATCAAAGAAAGTGATTGAATTGCATGGCAACGCTCAGAAATTCTTCTGTATGAGCTGTGGGAAGCGCTACACGGCGGAAGACGTTTTAAAAATGCTTGAAGTAAGTGATGTTCCTAAATGTACCTGTGGTGGACTCATAAAACCGGATGTTGTTTTCTTTGGAGAAGCTCTTCCAGAAAGTGCCATGGCTGAAGCTTACATCCTTTCGGAAAATGCTGAACTCTTTATTACCATGGGGTCTTCCCTTGTGGTGTATCCGGCGGCCCATTTACCTACCTTTGCAAAACAAAAGGGAGCAAAATTGCTCATAATCAATCAGGGTGAAACAGGGCTTGATTATATAGCAGACAAGAAGTACGAGTGCGATTTAGCAGAGTTTTCAGAAAGGATTATTTCCCTTCTGGGCGAAGTATAG
- a CDS encoding MarR family winged helix-turn-helix transcriptional regulator, with the protein MKISKRTARDIEQTLRSIYIKIKREGRKVLKDFPITPAQFDVLQILYFGGKRRMSDISRVLGITKSTTTGLVSRLIDAGFVEKKRSDVDRRAYIIDISESGRALIEKVIERRIAYLQTVLSKFDRDRAKELKQILKELLNKMDSSETLRGNAR; encoded by the coding sequence GTGAAGATAAGTAAAAGAACAGCTAGAGACATAGAACAAACTCTGAGATCCATATACATAAAGATAAAACGTGAAGGAAGAAAGGTGTTGAAGGACTTTCCCATAACACCTGCCCAATTTGATGTGCTCCAGATACTTTATTTTGGTGGAAAGCGAAGAATGAGTGACATAAGCAGGGTACTTGGAATAACAAAAAGTACCACGACAGGTTTGGTATCAAGGCTTATAGATGCAGGATTTGTGGAGAAGAAGCGTTCTGATGTTGACAGGAGAGCTTACATAATCGATATTTCTGAATCGGGGAGGGCTCTTATCGAAAAGGTTATCGAAAGAAGGATCGCATACCTTCAAACAGTGCTTTCAAAATTCGATAGAGATAGAGCTAAAGAATTGAAGCAAATTTTAAAAGAACTTCTAAACAAGATGGATAGTAGCGAGACTTTAAGGGGGAACGCAAGATGA
- a CDS encoding ribonuclease HII, whose protein sequence is MRCENTEELLDFDRMYIEKFGVIAGLDEAGRGPLAGPVVAAAVILGEKIEGLFDSKALTEKVREELFDKIIKKAKVGIGLSSPDEIDTFNIFEATKLAMNRAIKKLPIQPDYVIIDGKHLKLNNRGECIVSGDQKSASIAAASIVAKVFRDRLMKALAVLYPEYSWDKNKGYGTAEHLKALKIYGPTLWHRLTFSPVKALLNREIVLSWLQNDVISERRLFRVGMLF, encoded by the coding sequence ATGAGATGTGAAAATACAGAAGAACTGCTTGATTTTGATAGAATGTACATTGAGAAGTTTGGCGTGATAGCGGGTCTGGACGAAGCCGGACGTGGCCCTTTAGCGGGACCTGTTGTAGCAGCAGCGGTTATCCTCGGCGAAAAAATTGAGGGATTATTCGACTCGAAAGCACTAACTGAGAAAGTCAGAGAAGAACTATTCGATAAGATTATAAAAAAAGCAAAGGTTGGTATCGGACTATCCAGTCCCGACGAGATAGATACATTCAATATCTTTGAAGCAACGAAACTCGCCATGAATCGTGCCATTAAAAAATTACCAATACAACCCGATTATGTGATTATCGATGGAAAACACTTGAAGTTGAACAACAGAGGTGAGTGTATTGTTTCCGGAGATCAAAAAAGCGCTTCCATAGCTGCAGCCTCTATTGTGGCAAAGGTATTCAGAGATAGATTGATGAAAGCATTGGCAGTGCTCTATCCTGAATATTCGTGGGACAAAAACAAAGGTTACGGTACCGCAGAACATTTGAAAGCTTTAAAAATCTACGGCCCAACCTTGTGGCACAGATTAACCTTCAGCCCGGTAAAGGCGCTGCTCAACAGAGAGATCGTTTTATCTTGGTTGCAAAATGATGTCATATCTGAACGAAGGCTTTTCAGAGTTGGAATGTTGTTTTAG
- a CDS encoding metal-sulfur cluster assembly factor, translating to MAAVTKEQVMEALKEVYDMEIGFDIVSLGLVYGVEIDNENNVKVTMTLTTPMCPLAGFIIEDARSKVQQIEGVNKVDVELTFDPPWTPEKASDEVKKIFGI from the coding sequence ATGGCGGCTGTGACAAAAGAACAGGTGATGGAAGCTCTCAAAGAGGTTTACGACATGGAAATCGGCTTTGATATTGTTAGCCTTGGGCTTGTATATGGTGTTGAGATAGACAACGAAAACAACGTTAAGGTAACCATGACGCTGACCACACCAATGTGCCCTCTTGCAGGCTTTATCATCGAGGATGCCAGAAGTAAGGTTCAACAGATAGAAGGTGTCAACAAAGTTGATGTTGAACTGACTTTCGATCCACCATGGACACCCGAAAAAGCTTCTGACGAAGTAAAAAAAATCTTTGGAATATAA